The following coding sequences lie in one Anguilla anguilla isolate fAngAng1 chromosome 14, fAngAng1.pri, whole genome shotgun sequence genomic window:
- the si:ch211-202f5.3 gene encoding uncharacterized protein si:ch211-202f5.3, with protein MNLCLDNPYGDVTIPRAKLRSPEDSSTVFANPLALDSANYGAQSNRNSALNPYGNFRPSGEDPSGTGLQSQDKSTQNASPYQGNYTVKEEEEEVGRCYSCCRRCRKK; from the coding sequence ATGAACCTCTGCCTGGACAACCCCTACGGAGATGTGACCATCCCGCGGGCGAAGCTGCGGTCCCCGGAGGACTCCTCCACAGTCTTCGCCAACCCCCTGGCCCTCGACAGCGCCAACTACGGCGCGCAGTCCAACCGCAACTCCGCACTCAACCCTTACGGCAATTTCAGGCCCTCTGGCGAGGACCCGTCAGGAACCGGGCTCCAGTCCCAGGACAAGTCCACCCAGAACGCCTCGCCCTACCAGGGGAACTACACCGtcaaggaggaagaggaggaggtcgGCCGCTGCTACTcctgctgccgccgctgccgGAAGAAGTGA
- the si:ch211-202f5.2 gene encoding RING finger protein 224 isoform X2, with product MSEEDVQVPDVPPGGDVELAAEQPSRDSRKLDCIICYSAYNLSDRLPRKLYCGHTFCQACLSRLDTVINEQMWIPCPQCRQNTPLPRGGATVLDLDLSAFLGVKAELDNQRINTRQGGGSQVEHKASFGKQPITEQPPPAWGQGALAVPHFRRSPCCRRCVSCCWY from the exons ATGTCCGAGGAAGATGTGCAAGTGCCAGACGTGCCCCCAGGGGGCGACGTGGAGCTGGCGGCGGAGCAGCCGTCCAGAGACAGCCGCAAGCTGGACTGCATCATCTGCTATTCGGCCTACAACCTGAGCGACAGGCTCCCGCGCAAGCTCTACTGCGGGCACACCTTCTGCCAAGCCTGCCTCTCCCGCCTGGACACCGTCATCAACGAGCAG ATGTGGATCCCGTGTCCGCAGTGCCGGCAGAACACTCCCTTACCACGCGGGGGCGCCACAGTGCTGGACCTCGACCTGTCGGCCTTCCTGGGAGTCAAGGCGGAGCTGGACAACCAGCGAATCAACACGCGGCAGGGGGGCGGGTCTCAGGTGGAGCACAAGGCTTCCTTTggaaagcagccaatcacagagcagcccCCTCCAGCTTGGGGTCAGGGGGCGCTGGCTGTACCCCACTTTCGGAGGAGCCCCTGCTGCAGGCGATGCGTCTCCTGCTGCTGGTACTAG
- the si:ch211-202f5.2 gene encoding RING finger protein 224 isoform X1, whose translation MSEEDVQVPDVPPGGDVELAAEQPSRDSRKLDCIICYSAYNLSDRLPRKLYCGHTFCQACLSRLDTVINEQQMWIPCPQCRQNTPLPRGGATVLDLDLSAFLGVKAELDNQRINTRQGGGSQVEHKASFGKQPITEQPPPAWGQGALAVPHFRRSPCCRRCVSCCWY comes from the exons ATGTCCGAGGAAGATGTGCAAGTGCCAGACGTGCCCCCAGGGGGCGACGTGGAGCTGGCGGCGGAGCAGCCGTCCAGAGACAGCCGCAAGCTGGACTGCATCATCTGCTATTCGGCCTACAACCTGAGCGACAGGCTCCCGCGCAAGCTCTACTGCGGGCACACCTTCTGCCAAGCCTGCCTCTCCCGCCTGGACACCGTCATCAACGAGCAG CAGATGTGGATCCCGTGTCCGCAGTGCCGGCAGAACACTCCCTTACCACGCGGGGGCGCCACAGTGCTGGACCTCGACCTGTCGGCCTTCCTGGGAGTCAAGGCGGAGCTGGACAACCAGCGAATCAACACGCGGCAGGGGGGCGGGTCTCAGGTGGAGCACAAGGCTTCCTTTggaaagcagccaatcacagagcagcccCCTCCAGCTTGGGGTCAGGGGGCGCTGGCTGTACCCCACTTTCGGAGGAGCCCCTGCTGCAGGCGATGCGTCTCCTGCTGCTGGTACTAG